A single Anatilimnocola floriformis DNA region contains:
- the aceE gene encoding pyruvate dehydrogenase (acetyl-transferring), homodimeric type, with the protein MSDVQDIPVDDAAAGTHNQSPVQDLDPAETQEWLDSLNYVLQSKGGERVKYLLSVLEERAREQGVDLPIDLDTPYINTIPASAQPRYPGNREIERRIKSIVRWNAMAMVVKANKNFDGVGGHISTFASSATLYEVAFNHFFKGRGEDGYSSDQIYFQGHASPGMYSRAFLEGRLSEENLNHFRRELRETPGLSSYPHPWLMPEFWEFPTVSMGLGPIMSIYQARFNYYLQDRGIKPINGRKVWAFLGDGECDEPESLGAITLAGREKLENLVFVINCNLQRLDGPVRGNGKIIQELEGLFRGAGWNVIKVVWGEDWDPLLEKDESGLLAKRMAEVVDGQYQKYVVMPGSYTREHFFGKYPELLKLVENYSDEKLAKLRRGGHDPEKVYAAYKAAMDCKGKPTVILAKTIKGYGLGEAGEGRNVAHNNKKMNEAELLEFRTRFGIPISDAEVAKTPFYKPPEDSQEMRYLRERRAALGGSVPSRPKVAPTIQTPQFSDSTFNEFKVGTGDKEASTTMAFVSLLRKLVRDKQIGKYVVPIVPDESRTFGMEGMFNEIGIYSHVGQLYEPVDSGILAKYKEATNGQILEEGITEAGSISSFCAAGTAYASHGVNMIPFYIYYSMFGFQRVGDSIWCAQDMRAKGFLLGGTAGRTTLNGEGLQHQDGHSLLNAIAFPNVRAYDPAYNYEIAAIILDGMRRMYQDGETAIYYLMVGNENYAHPPMPEGVEDGIIRGMYKFKTKEVPGAKLKVNLFGGGAILRHVLKAQDLLAEKYGISSNVWSVTSYTQLRRDAHSCEHWNMLHPDQPRRTSYVEEVLAPEKGSLFVAASDYVRAVQEQIAAWIPGDYYALGTDGMGRSETREALRRHFEVDAECVTLATLYRLGLRGDLDKSVAAQAIKDLGINPEKIDPYFA; encoded by the coding sequence ATGTCAGACGTACAAGACATTCCTGTTGATGATGCTGCCGCAGGCACTCACAACCAATCGCCGGTGCAGGATCTCGATCCCGCCGAAACTCAGGAATGGCTTGATTCGCTGAACTACGTTCTGCAAAGCAAAGGCGGCGAGCGGGTGAAATACCTGCTGTCGGTCCTCGAAGAGCGAGCCCGCGAGCAAGGGGTCGATCTGCCTATCGATCTCGACACTCCTTATATCAATACGATTCCCGCCTCGGCCCAGCCGCGGTATCCCGGCAATCGCGAAATCGAACGCCGCATCAAGAGCATCGTCCGCTGGAATGCGATGGCGATGGTCGTGAAGGCGAACAAGAACTTCGACGGCGTGGGTGGGCACATCTCCACGTTTGCGTCGAGCGCGACCTTGTACGAAGTGGCCTTCAACCACTTCTTCAAAGGCCGTGGCGAAGATGGCTACAGCAGTGACCAGATTTATTTTCAGGGGCACGCTTCGCCGGGCATGTACTCGCGGGCCTTCCTCGAAGGCCGTTTGAGCGAAGAGAATCTGAATCACTTCCGCCGCGAGTTGCGCGAGACGCCCGGGTTGTCGTCGTATCCACATCCGTGGTTGATGCCGGAGTTCTGGGAATTCCCCACGGTGTCGATGGGCCTCGGCCCGATCATGTCGATCTATCAAGCCCGCTTCAACTATTACCTGCAAGATCGCGGCATCAAGCCGATCAACGGTCGCAAGGTGTGGGCCTTCCTCGGTGACGGCGAATGCGACGAACCCGAGTCGCTCGGCGCGATCACGCTGGCCGGCCGCGAAAAGCTCGAAAATCTGGTCTTCGTCATCAACTGCAATCTGCAACGGCTCGATGGTCCGGTGCGCGGCAACGGCAAGATCATTCAAGAGCTCGAAGGGCTGTTCCGTGGCGCCGGCTGGAATGTGATCAAAGTCGTCTGGGGCGAAGACTGGGATCCGCTACTGGAAAAAGATGAATCGGGCTTGCTCGCGAAACGAATGGCAGAGGTAGTCGACGGTCAGTATCAAAAGTACGTCGTCATGCCGGGCTCGTACACGCGTGAGCACTTCTTCGGCAAGTATCCCGAGTTGCTCAAGCTGGTCGAGAACTACTCCGACGAAAAGCTCGCCAAGCTCCGCCGCGGCGGTCACGATCCGGAGAAGGTTTACGCGGCCTACAAAGCGGCCATGGACTGCAAAGGCAAGCCGACCGTCATTCTCGCGAAGACGATCAAGGGCTATGGTCTCGGCGAAGCGGGCGAAGGCCGCAACGTCGCGCACAACAACAAGAAGATGAACGAAGCGGAGTTGCTCGAGTTCCGCACGCGGTTTGGCATTCCGATTTCGGATGCGGAAGTGGCCAAGACGCCGTTCTACAAGCCGCCAGAAGATTCTCAGGAAATGCGTTATCTGCGCGAACGTCGCGCAGCGCTCGGCGGCAGCGTGCCGAGCCGGCCGAAGGTCGCGCCGACGATTCAAACACCGCAGTTCTCGGATTCCACGTTCAACGAGTTCAAAGTCGGCACCGGCGACAAGGAAGCCTCGACCACGATGGCCTTCGTGTCGTTGCTCCGCAAGCTGGTCCGCGACAAGCAGATCGGCAAGTATGTCGTGCCGATTGTTCCCGATGAATCGCGGACGTTCGGCATGGAAGGCATGTTCAACGAGATCGGCATCTACTCGCACGTCGGTCAGCTGTACGAGCCGGTCGATTCGGGCATTCTCGCCAAATACAAAGAGGCGACGAACGGCCAGATTCTGGAAGAAGGAATCACCGAAGCGGGCTCGATCAGCAGCTTCTGCGCGGCGGGCACTGCCTATGCTTCGCATGGCGTGAACATGATTCCGTTCTACATCTACTACTCGATGTTCGGCTTCCAGCGCGTCGGCGATTCGATCTGGTGCGCTCAGGACATGCGGGCCAAGGGCTTCTTGCTCGGCGGCACTGCGGGTCGCACGACGCTCAATGGCGAAGGCCTGCAGCATCAAGATGGTCACAGCTTGCTGAACGCGATCGCATTCCCGAACGTGCGGGCCTACGACCCGGCGTACAACTACGAGATCGCGGCGATCATTCTCGACGGCATGCGGCGGATGTATCAGGACGGCGAGACGGCCATCTATTACCTGATGGTCGGCAACGAGAACTACGCGCATCCGCCGATGCCGGAAGGTGTCGAAGACGGCATCATTCGCGGCATGTACAAGTTCAAGACCAAGGAAGTGCCGGGCGCCAAGCTTAAGGTGAACCTCTTCGGCGGTGGCGCTATCCTTCGTCATGTGCTGAAGGCGCAGGACCTCCTCGCCGAGAAGTACGGCATTAGCAGCAACGTGTGGAGCGTCACCAGCTACACGCAGTTGCGGCGCGATGCTCACTCCTGCGAGCATTGGAACATGCTGCATCCCGATCAGCCGCGGCGGACTTCGTATGTCGAAGAAGTTCTCGCGCCGGAAAAGGGAAGCCTGTTCGTCGCTGCGTCGGATTATGTCCGGGCAGTGCAAGAACAGATCGCCGCTTGGATTCCTGGCGATTACTACGCCCTCGGCACCGACGGCATGGGCCGCAGCGAAACCCGAGAAGCCCTGCGTCGGCACTTCGAGGTCGATGCCGAATGCGTCACCCTCGCCACGCTGTATCGCTTGGGCCTCCGCGGCGACCTCGACAAGAGCGTGGCGGCTCAAGCCATTAAGGACCTCGGGATCAACCCCGAGAAGATCGATCCGTACTTTGCGTAA
- a CDS encoding S41 family peptidase, whose product MPLRNIAVIFLAMIGALVCYRTASRNRHVGTLAQAMNLVVEHYVDEVDDRQLFEGAMVGMIDKLDSNSKYTPPEDLPQFQEAIDQEFPGIGIIVEFDNEAKRLRIKSPIPKLPAFRAGLKRGDIILQIDGHDTENKSLPECTKLIRGPEGSKVKLQVRRKSEKEPLSFDVVREKIPIESVKGDRHNAAGEWIYTLQDHPRLGYIRIITFGERTVDELKAALEKFGPGAQQIDGLILDLRGNPGGLLTAGVGVCDAFLDEGLIVSTRGRGKVELEAHKAHGDLSVPKSLPIVVLVDSYSASASEIVAACLQDHQRATIIGQRTYGKGTVQKVYMLEGNKSALRLTFATYWRPNNKDIHKRKGAKDSDDWGVRPDAGQEVVISKELREQLLEARLNRDLDVIDGVSEPPTKTETPKDGNGEKPPAIPVPEADPDEINPADVAKPIPVDPQLKRAVEFLLVKKS is encoded by the coding sequence ATGCCCCTCCGTAATATTGCTGTCATCTTTCTCGCCATGATCGGCGCCCTGGTTTGCTATCGCACGGCCAGCCGCAATCGCCACGTCGGTACGCTGGCCCAGGCCATGAATCTGGTCGTTGAGCATTACGTCGACGAGGTCGACGATCGTCAGCTCTTCGAAGGGGCGATGGTTGGAATGATCGATAAGCTCGACAGCAACTCGAAATACACGCCCCCCGAAGATCTGCCGCAGTTTCAAGAAGCCATCGATCAGGAATTTCCGGGCATCGGCATCATCGTGGAGTTCGACAACGAAGCGAAGCGGCTGCGAATCAAAAGCCCGATTCCGAAATTGCCTGCCTTTCGCGCAGGGCTCAAACGCGGCGACATCATTTTGCAGATCGACGGCCACGATACCGAAAACAAATCGCTGCCCGAATGCACCAAGCTCATTCGTGGTCCGGAGGGGAGCAAAGTGAAGTTGCAGGTTCGCCGCAAGAGTGAGAAAGAGCCGCTATCGTTCGATGTGGTGCGCGAAAAGATTCCGATCGAATCGGTGAAGGGGGATCGCCACAACGCGGCCGGCGAATGGATCTATACGCTGCAGGATCATCCGCGACTTGGCTACATCCGGATCATCACATTCGGTGAACGAACCGTCGATGAGTTGAAAGCGGCCCTCGAAAAGTTCGGCCCTGGCGCGCAGCAGATTGATGGCTTGATTCTCGACCTGCGCGGCAACCCGGGTGGATTGCTAACGGCCGGCGTTGGCGTGTGCGATGCGTTTCTTGACGAAGGTTTGATCGTCAGTACGCGCGGCCGCGGCAAAGTCGAACTCGAAGCGCATAAGGCACACGGCGATCTCTCGGTGCCGAAATCGCTGCCGATTGTCGTGCTCGTCGACAGCTATTCAGCGAGTGCCAGCGAGATTGTCGCGGCCTGCCTGCAAGATCATCAGCGGGCAACGATCATCGGCCAGCGCACCTACGGCAAAGGGACCGTGCAAAAGGTCTACATGCTGGAAGGAAACAAGTCGGCGCTGCGGCTGACCTTTGCCACCTATTGGCGGCCAAATAACAAGGACATTCACAAGCGCAAAGGCGCGAAGGACAGCGACGACTGGGGCGTGCGGCCTGATGCGGGGCAGGAAGTGGTCATCTCGAAAGAACTGCGCGAGCAACTACTCGAAGCGAGGTTGAATCGTGATCTCGACGTGATCGACGGTGTCTCCGAACCACCGACAAAAACCGAAACGCCGAAGGACGGCAATGGCGAAAAGCCGCCGGCGATTCCGGTTCCCGAAGCGGATCCCGATGAGATCAATCCCGCGGATGTCGCGAAGCCGATCCCGGTCGATCCGCAGTTGAAGCGCGCAGTGGAATTCTTGCTCGTAAAAAAGAGTTAG
- a CDS encoding WD40 repeat domain-containing serine/threonine protein kinase, protein MDDSANPNRESAARGDAPPPSAPEPSRDAEIADESLLADPKFADCLARLEARWPAPKVKAPLLTLQRLGRYEIRRELGRGRFGVVFLAWDPTLKRQVALKVPQFDAAIDPELRERFRGEALSVSQLQHPGIVALYDVGQHAGVDYIAMAFVEGMTLGDRLQEGPLPPNEAAQLIVQLARAVHHAHEHDVIHRDLKPNNVLLDKAGQPHVTDFGLARRLSDSTMRATHTGQVLGTPAYMSPEQATGQSEIGPTSDVYSLGVILYETITGRPPFQAATFAEAVEFILNRDPLPPSKLNPKLPRELDAITFKSLEKRPPNRYASAQELADDLQCFLEGKPIRARTQGFAQKAVRWTWKHPSQALLLVAMLVLVGVLLMTTAVYNRWQHADALAAERQTSAETQRYFATVNQARNVITRRQPGWSEQGLKELQQAAAIARPINDRSELRQLVADCLTGFDLQKEESVVAGMVIGRLANSADGSLLAVGELKGNTSFRVVVYDTKTRKPAQSFTILNSAVLRALRGEGKWQDGVREFAFSSDNRYLAVGLRFGLVYCFDLQNPQELPRQLTVSKERELDRMAFSADGQSLFAHTRDEEFIHWKDWRNDAKYESPLNFKPRSFAVANFSNDLFVSGFSAADFRMMSQSLARRPYISPFAIMPRGADGRLETDGSGSLLAARTDFGLQVYDTLGGGHVRRLQDDTVGDESPGHDLKFSRDGRLLTTFHDRGVARFFDVSQGRQVLRLDLPRNDLQDFSVDPHKRWLVTANLDQLDFWSLRQQRIYQQLVSPAEEVDAVSFSPDAKMLACVTTRGTNASPRCNTLYLFQNETGELVAERRSGVEHMNWSREEARVAWSQSGEQIYVGTLFGTHLYGQKNGTWINSGIISINGPAADVRFEVQPVSEGEEAKAIVNELDNPLAPARKILQVTPQGQKLKLKCRVNPAIKLSKQLPMVVISLRIDAEQTWNAPLLVKPIMPKSETQRAPPWTWRQGKDFQSWCVHLPYETTEVGEFELQFEPQAGLRSFEIERIDLSVLNPSPEKKTNLQFMTQLSTGGADQRIWAVFDEEVGSWSWPIGKRLTAWHNSNHQVTGAGNIRTLQAGRTGTLVGTRDGWIHWLDPVEGTSRGSWAGPGSEVISAALCEQAKVALIGCETGLVRCLALPSGETQFDFAADDTAVLALAATPDAKTIATASNNRMVTIWRRSATTGRYGLFCRLPASASPAKAINLSADGKFVAVIGRIHGALELWNLSALETELQRLGIE, encoded by the coding sequence GTGGATGATTCTGCCAATCCGAACCGAGAAAGCGCTGCGCGCGGCGATGCACCGCCACCGAGCGCTCCTGAGCCGTCGCGCGATGCGGAAATCGCCGACGAGTCGCTACTGGCCGATCCTAAGTTTGCCGATTGCCTGGCTCGGCTCGAAGCGCGTTGGCCGGCGCCGAAGGTAAAAGCGCCGTTGCTGACTCTGCAGCGGTTGGGCCGATATGAGATTCGCCGCGAACTGGGCCGCGGCCGGTTTGGCGTGGTGTTTCTGGCCTGGGATCCGACGCTCAAGCGGCAGGTGGCGCTGAAGGTGCCGCAGTTCGATGCTGCCATTGATCCTGAATTGCGGGAACGATTTCGCGGCGAGGCCCTCTCGGTCAGTCAGCTGCAACATCCGGGCATTGTCGCGTTGTATGACGTCGGCCAGCACGCGGGTGTCGACTACATCGCGATGGCCTTCGTCGAAGGGATGACTCTCGGCGATCGTTTGCAGGAAGGGCCGTTGCCGCCCAATGAAGCAGCACAGTTGATTGTGCAATTGGCCCGCGCGGTGCATCACGCGCACGAGCATGATGTAATTCATCGCGATCTGAAACCGAACAACGTGCTGCTCGATAAAGCAGGCCAGCCGCATGTCACCGACTTTGGTCTGGCGCGACGACTCTCGGATTCCACCATGCGGGCCACGCACACCGGCCAGGTGCTCGGCACGCCGGCGTACATGTCGCCCGAACAAGCGACGGGCCAAAGCGAGATCGGCCCGACCAGCGACGTCTATTCGCTCGGTGTCATTCTCTACGAAACGATCACCGGCCGGCCGCCGTTTCAAGCGGCGACGTTTGCCGAAGCGGTCGAGTTCATTTTGAATCGCGATCCACTGCCGCCGAGCAAACTCAATCCGAAGTTGCCGCGCGAGCTCGATGCCATCACCTTCAAAAGCCTCGAGAAACGTCCGCCGAACCGTTACGCCTCGGCGCAAGAACTAGCCGACGATTTGCAATGTTTTCTCGAAGGCAAACCGATCCGCGCGCGGACGCAAGGCTTTGCGCAGAAGGCGGTGCGCTGGACTTGGAAGCATCCATCGCAGGCCCTGCTGTTAGTTGCGATGCTGGTGCTGGTTGGTGTGCTGCTGATGACGACCGCCGTCTACAACCGCTGGCAGCACGCCGATGCGCTCGCCGCCGAACGCCAGACCTCGGCGGAGACGCAGCGTTACTTTGCCACGGTAAATCAGGCCCGCAACGTGATCACGCGGCGGCAACCAGGCTGGAGTGAGCAAGGACTGAAAGAACTGCAGCAAGCCGCCGCCATCGCGCGGCCGATTAACGATCGCAGCGAACTGCGCCAGTTGGTGGCCGATTGCTTGACTGGTTTTGATTTGCAGAAAGAAGAATCGGTGGTGGCCGGTATGGTGATCGGCCGCTTGGCGAACAGTGCCGATGGTTCGCTGCTGGCCGTGGGTGAGCTCAAAGGGAACACGAGTTTTCGCGTGGTTGTCTACGACACGAAGACCCGCAAGCCGGCGCAGAGTTTTACGATTCTCAACAGCGCCGTGCTGCGTGCACTTAGGGGCGAAGGGAAATGGCAGGATGGCGTGCGGGAGTTTGCCTTCAGCAGCGACAACCGCTACCTCGCCGTGGGCCTGCGCTTTGGTCTCGTTTACTGCTTCGACTTGCAAAACCCTCAAGAGCTGCCGCGGCAATTGACGGTGAGCAAGGAACGTGAACTCGATCGGATGGCATTCTCGGCTGACGGGCAAAGTCTGTTTGCTCATACCAGAGATGAGGAGTTTATCCATTGGAAGGATTGGCGGAACGATGCGAAATACGAGAGCCCTCTGAACTTCAAACCGCGCAGTTTTGCAGTCGCCAATTTCAGCAACGATTTGTTTGTCTCAGGTTTCTCTGCTGCCGACTTTCGCATGATGAGTCAATCGCTCGCGCGGCGGCCTTACATTTCGCCGTTTGCCATCATGCCCCGCGGCGCGGATGGCCGCCTGGAGACCGATGGCAGTGGTTCGCTGCTGGCGGCGCGGACCGATTTTGGTTTGCAAGTGTATGACACGTTGGGGGGCGGCCATGTGCGCCGCTTGCAAGACGATACGGTGGGTGACGAATCGCCGGGACACGATTTGAAGTTTTCACGCGACGGCCGCTTGCTGACCACTTTTCATGATCGAGGTGTGGCCCGATTTTTCGACGTTTCGCAAGGCCGACAAGTGTTGCGGCTCGATCTGCCTCGCAATGACTTACAGGATTTTTCGGTAGACCCGCACAAACGCTGGTTGGTGACGGCCAACCTAGATCAGCTTGATTTTTGGAGCCTTCGTCAGCAGCGGATCTATCAGCAGTTGGTCAGCCCGGCCGAAGAGGTCGATGCGGTTTCGTTTTCGCCCGACGCCAAGATGCTGGCTTGTGTGACGACGCGCGGCACGAACGCCTCGCCCCGTTGCAACACGCTGTACCTCTTTCAAAACGAAACTGGCGAACTCGTTGCCGAGCGGCGGAGCGGTGTCGAGCACATGAACTGGAGCCGCGAAGAAGCCCGCGTGGCGTGGAGCCAATCGGGCGAGCAAATCTACGTCGGCACGCTGTTTGGAACGCACCTTTACGGCCAAAAAAATGGGACGTGGATCAACAGCGGCATTATCTCGATTAATGGTCCCGCGGCGGACGTGCGCTTCGAGGTTCAGCCAGTGTCGGAAGGTGAAGAAGCGAAAGCGATCGTCAACGAGTTGGATAATCCACTCGCGCCGGCGAGAAAAATCCTGCAAGTCACCCCGCAGGGACAAAAGCTGAAATTGAAGTGCCGAGTGAACCCAGCGATCAAACTATCGAAGCAACTGCCGATGGTGGTGATCTCGCTCAGGATCGATGCTGAGCAAACTTGGAACGCGCCGCTGCTGGTGAAGCCCATCATGCCGAAGTCAGAAACGCAGCGCGCTCCACCCTGGACCTGGCGGCAGGGCAAGGATTTCCAAAGCTGGTGCGTGCATCTTCCCTACGAAACGACCGAGGTGGGTGAGTTTGAACTCCAGTTCGAACCGCAAGCTGGTTTGCGCTCGTTCGAGATCGAGCGAATCGACTTGTCGGTTCTTAACCCGTCGCCGGAAAAGAAAACGAATCTGCAGTTCATGACGCAGCTGTCGACCGGCGGCGCCGATCAACGGATCTGGGCTGTCTTCGACGAGGAAGTTGGTTCGTGGTCGTGGCCGATCGGCAAACGGCTGACGGCCTGGCACAACTCGAATCATCAGGTGACTGGAGCGGGAAATATTCGGACGCTGCAAGCCGGTCGCACCGGCACGCTCGTCGGCACGCGCGACGGTTGGATCCATTGGCTCGATCCTGTGGAAGGAACGTCGCGCGGATCGTGGGCGGGGCCTGGCAGCGAAGTGATTTCGGCTGCGTTGTGCGAACAAGCTAAAGTGGCTCTGATCGGCTGCGAGACCGGCCTGGTTCGTTGCCTGGCGCTACCAAGCGGCGAAACGCAATTCGATTTCGCCGCCGACGACACCGCCGTACTTGCCCTTGCAGCCACTCCCGATGCCAAGACAATCGCGACGGCCAGCAACAATCGCATGGTCACGATTTGGCGACGCTCGGCGACCACGGGGCGCTACGGACTCTTCTGCCGCTTGCCCGCTTCGGCCAGCCCTGCCAAAGCCATCAATCTGTCGGCTGATGGAAAGTTTGTCGCCGTGATCGGCCGCATCCATGGAGCTCTGGAGCTGTGGAACCTGTCGGCCCTCGAAACCGAACTGCAGCGGCTTGGTATTGAGTGA
- a CDS encoding tRNA dihydrouridine synthase, with the protein MSPLPQLRIGHLQIGSPFVQAALSGYSDWPMRLIARRHGASYTLCEVLLDQFLVTFKDRARNKHFLYLTDEERPVAGQLMGAEPEQFAQGAARLAAAGFDVIDINFGCPVKKVLGRCRGGFHLSQPSVALEIVRRTRESVPANIPVTIKMRRGLDDTQESRDNFFTIMEGAWQMGIDAITVHGRTVKQRYVGPSRWEFLTEVKKQYPTRTIIGSGDLFTAEDCLNMIRTTSVDGVTIARGCIGNPWIFSQCRALAAGQPLPPPPSLYEQRDVLREHFLLAQELYGAERCGPQMRKFGIKFAASHPQHLLVRESFARIKDLSEWDGVLQKWYAEDLPGCYPDPAVHRSTTECA; encoded by the coding sequence ATGTCGCCCCTCCCTCAGCTTCGCATTGGTCACCTGCAAATCGGCTCGCCATTTGTCCAGGCCGCCCTGTCGGGATACAGCGATTGGCCGATGCGGCTGATCGCGCGGCGGCATGGGGCGTCGTACACGCTCTGCGAAGTGTTGCTCGATCAGTTTCTGGTCACGTTCAAAGACCGGGCTCGCAACAAACACTTTCTCTACCTGACCGATGAAGAACGCCCCGTCGCTGGACAGTTGATGGGGGCCGAGCCGGAGCAATTCGCCCAAGGGGCCGCCCGATTAGCCGCGGCGGGCTTCGATGTGATCGATATCAACTTCGGTTGTCCGGTGAAAAAAGTCCTCGGCCGTTGTCGCGGCGGATTTCATCTCAGTCAGCCGTCGGTCGCGCTCGAAATTGTTCGGCGCACGCGCGAATCGGTTCCCGCGAATATTCCTGTCACGATCAAAATGCGCCGCGGCCTCGACGACACGCAGGAAAGCCGCGACAACTTTTTCACGATCATGGAAGGCGCGTGGCAGATGGGCATCGACGCCATCACCGTGCATGGCCGCACCGTGAAGCAGCGCTACGTCGGCCCCAGTCGCTGGGAGTTTCTCACCGAAGTGAAGAAGCAGTACCCGACGCGCACGATCATCGGCAGCGGCGATCTCTTTACAGCTGAAGATTGCCTGAACATGATTCGCACCACCAGCGTCGACGGCGTGACGATCGCCCGCGGCTGCATCGGCAACCCGTGGATTTTCTCACAATGCCGAGCCCTCGCTGCCGGCCAACCGTTGCCGCCGCCGCCATCGCTCTATGAACAGCGCGATGTTCTCCGCGAGCATTTTCTCCTGGCCCAGGAACTCTACGGCGCGGAGCGCTGCGGCCCGCAGATGCGCAAGTTCGGCATCAAGTTCGCGGCTTCGCATCCGCAGCATCTGCTCGTCCGCGAATCGTTCGCGCGCATCAAAGATCTGTCCGAATGGGACGGCGTGCTGCAAAAGTGGTACGCCGAAGATCTGCCGGGCTGCTATCCCGATCCTGCTGTGCATCGTTCGACGACAGAGTGTGCCTAA
- a CDS encoding DNA-methyltransferase: protein MSTVRSAKRTAKPVVAPNSIHCGDALQILRTWPAERIDTVVTSPPYYQQRDYHGKAEQVGQEDSPAEYVTRLQNIFGEVRRCLKSTGSLWLVIGDKYDRDGAQLGLPWRVALALVDEGWKLRSDCIWHKPNAMPSSTKTRPTTDHEYIFFLTKSADYFYNADAIREPHVTFSENSKMKGGRNHFGKRGGTPEAGKNGGDTNLHNGRWDQAFHPLGRNKRTVWSIPLSKFRGAHFAVFPEKLVQTCLLASCPPKGLVLDPFLGSGTTAVVAQQLGHSYLGIDVAAEYCEIARDRVT, encoded by the coding sequence ATGTCGACCGTTCGTTCCGCGAAACGCACTGCGAAGCCCGTAGTTGCGCCCAACTCGATCCATTGCGGCGATGCGCTGCAGATCCTGCGAACCTGGCCGGCCGAGCGAATCGATACGGTGGTTACCAGCCCGCCCTACTATCAGCAGCGTGATTACCACGGCAAAGCCGAGCAGGTCGGTCAGGAAGATTCACCGGCTGAGTACGTCACGCGGCTGCAAAATATTTTTGGCGAAGTGCGCCGCTGTTTGAAATCAACGGGCTCGCTCTGGCTGGTAATCGGCGATAAGTACGACCGCGACGGCGCGCAGTTGGGATTGCCGTGGCGAGTGGCGCTGGCGCTCGTCGATGAAGGCTGGAAGCTGCGGAGCGACTGTATCTGGCACAAGCCGAACGCGATGCCCTCGAGCACGAAGACGCGGCCGACGACCGATCACGAATACATTTTCTTTCTCACCAAATCGGCTGACTATTTTTACAACGCCGACGCCATTCGCGAGCCGCACGTCACCTTCAGTGAAAACAGCAAAATGAAAGGTGGCCGCAACCACTTCGGCAAGCGCGGCGGCACGCCTGAAGCGGGTAAAAACGGCGGCGATACTAACCTGCACAACGGCAGGTGGGATCAGGCCTTTCATCCGCTCGGCAGAAACAAGCGGACCGTGTGGTCGATTCCGCTGTCGAAGTTCCGCGGCGCTCACTTCGCGGTTTTTCCGGAGAAGCTCGTGCAAACCTGCCTGCTCGCCAGTTGTCCGCCGAAAGGACTCGTGCTCGATCCCTTCCTCGGCAGCGGCACCACGGCAGTCGTGGCGCAGCAACTGGGGCATTCGTATCTGGGGATCGATGTGGCAGCGGAGTATTGCGAGATTGCTCGCGACAGAGTCACTTGA